In the Helicoverpa armigera isolate CAAS_96S chromosome 15, ASM3070526v1, whole genome shotgun sequence genome, one interval contains:
- the Mthfs gene encoding 5-formyltetrahydrofolate cyclo-ligase isoform X1: MCVISLFRFPKESIVFLSRTMAKQAPNPAKAQLRDEVADRIAKLTTEEKKRQSEIVYNKIINHPWYKSANRISLFMSTDSEINTAPIIAHVKAKGAIAFVPQYVGGKMRMLRLEPDDDENTMFITKHGIAQHAKTQVREDALETGGLDLIIAPGAAFSKAGDRCGHGGGYYDRFISGLRSNPETAPKVMAVAFNCQVVDHVPTNELDQKVDEVIFAE; encoded by the exons AGCAGAACAATGGCAAAACAGGCCCCGAATCCAGCGAAGGCACAGCTAAGGGATGAAGTAGCGGACAGGATTGCAAAACTCACAACGGAAGAAAAAAAACGACAGTCTGAAATTGTATACAATAAG ATAATCAACCATCCTTGGTACAAATCAGCAAACCGCATCTCTCTCTTCATGAGCACAGACAGTGAGATCAACACTGCCCCCATCATCGCCCACGTAAAAGCTAAGGGAGCCATAGCCTTCGTCCCCCAGTACGTTGGGGGCAAGATGAGGATGTTACGCCTGGagcctgatgatgatgagaacaCCATGTTTATTACGAAGCACGGGATTGCGCAGCACGCGAAGACGCAGGTTCGGGAAGATGCTCTTGAGACAG GAGGCCTTGACCTGATCATAGCACCTGGGGCTGCGTTCTCCAAAGCCGGTGACAGATGCGGCCACGGCGGCGGCTACTACGATAGGTTCATCTCTGGCCTGAGGAGTAACCCCGAAACTGCGCCGAAG GTGATGGCCGTAGCATTCAACTGTCAAGTGGTAGATCATGTGCCTACAAACGAATTGGATCAGAAAGTCGACGAAGTTATATTTGCTGAGTGA
- the Mthfs gene encoding 5-formyltetrahydrofolate cyclo-ligase isoform X2, with translation MAKQAPNPAKAQLRDEVADRIAKLTTEEKKRQSEIVYNKIINHPWYKSANRISLFMSTDSEINTAPIIAHVKAKGAIAFVPQYVGGKMRMLRLEPDDDENTMFITKHGIAQHAKTQVREDALETGGLDLIIAPGAAFSKAGDRCGHGGGYYDRFISGLRSNPETAPKVMAVAFNCQVVDHVPTNELDQKVDEVIFAE, from the exons ATGGCAAAACAGGCCCCGAATCCAGCGAAGGCACAGCTAAGGGATGAAGTAGCGGACAGGATTGCAAAACTCACAACGGAAGAAAAAAAACGACAGTCTGAAATTGTATACAATAAG ATAATCAACCATCCTTGGTACAAATCAGCAAACCGCATCTCTCTCTTCATGAGCACAGACAGTGAGATCAACACTGCCCCCATCATCGCCCACGTAAAAGCTAAGGGAGCCATAGCCTTCGTCCCCCAGTACGTTGGGGGCAAGATGAGGATGTTACGCCTGGagcctgatgatgatgagaacaCCATGTTTATTACGAAGCACGGGATTGCGCAGCACGCGAAGACGCAGGTTCGGGAAGATGCTCTTGAGACAG GAGGCCTTGACCTGATCATAGCACCTGGGGCTGCGTTCTCCAAAGCCGGTGACAGATGCGGCCACGGCGGCGGCTACTACGATAGGTTCATCTCTGGCCTGAGGAGTAACCCCGAAACTGCGCCGAAG GTGATGGCCGTAGCATTCAACTGTCAAGTGGTAGATCATGTGCCTACAAACGAATTGGATCAGAAAGTCGACGAAGTTATATTTGCTGAGTGA